One stretch of Alcaligenes faecalis DNA includes these proteins:
- a CDS encoding PDR/VanB family oxidoreductase, with amino-acid sequence MQQTLQTRVLKKTRLSERVVGLTLGLQNGDEFPVWEPGAHIELELAVSQTEPLYRQYSLCGQQANTREWQIAVLKEEAGRGGSAYIHEVLQEGDALAVSIPKNHFPFAANKKCFFIAGGIGITPIVPMVQAAAAAGLDWHLLYLARNAADFIFLQELQEVDAARITTHASNQDGLFDLQGVLHALDAQTVVYSCGPQPLLTALENYQQEQADIGWQLVLERFSVETDPAMLQGKGFTVTLQKSGKSIAVAGDETILAALKREGIRVKCSCQNGTCGTCETVVISGLPEHRDFVLSSEERQLNETMMICVSRALSAELVLDL; translated from the coding sequence ATGCAGCAAACTTTGCAAACACGCGTGCTGAAGAAAACCAGGCTGTCAGAGCGAGTGGTGGGCCTGACTCTGGGTTTGCAAAACGGGGACGAGTTCCCCGTCTGGGAGCCGGGGGCGCATATTGAACTGGAGCTGGCGGTGTCGCAGACCGAGCCGCTTTACCGTCAGTATTCGCTGTGTGGCCAACAGGCCAATACCCGCGAATGGCAAATTGCTGTTCTGAAAGAGGAAGCCGGGCGGGGAGGCTCTGCCTATATCCATGAGGTGTTGCAGGAAGGTGATGCGCTGGCTGTCAGCATTCCAAAAAATCACTTTCCCTTTGCTGCAAACAAGAAGTGCTTCTTTATTGCCGGGGGGATAGGCATCACGCCTATCGTGCCCATGGTCCAGGCCGCGGCGGCTGCGGGTCTGGACTGGCACTTGCTGTATCTGGCAAGAAACGCAGCGGATTTTATTTTTCTGCAAGAGCTGCAAGAAGTGGATGCTGCGCGCATCACCACGCATGCCTCCAATCAGGATGGGCTGTTTGATCTTCAAGGCGTATTGCACGCGCTGGATGCGCAAACCGTCGTCTATTCCTGCGGTCCGCAGCCTTTGCTGACCGCCTTGGAAAACTATCAACAGGAACAGGCCGATATTGGCTGGCAACTGGTGCTGGAGCGTTTTTCGGTAGAGACCGACCCGGCCATGCTGCAAGGCAAGGGCTTTACCGTGACCTTGCAGAAGTCGGGAAAAAGCATCGCGGTAGCGGGGGATGAAACGATTCTGGCCGCCTTGAAACGGGAAGGCATACGGGTCAAGTGCTCATGCCAGAACGGCACCTGCGGTACCTGCGAGACCGTAGTGATTTCCGGCCTGCCGGAGCATCGGGATTTTGTGCTGTCGTCAGAAGAGCGGCAGCTGAATGAAACCATGATGATCTGCGTCTCGCGCGCCTTGTCGGCCGAACTGGTTTTGGATCTATAA
- a CDS encoding NAD-dependent epimerase/dehydratase family protein, translated as MKKVVVTGGSGRVGSYVVQQLMQTMDVVVADLKPSQHQVSFIQTDVMDLGAVRAATKDADAVIHLAAIDFDWKAAEEQYINVNVRGTWHVLQACRENGVKKVVLCSSISACGLSEMRADWKPQYLPVDEAHENKPYQAYSVSKIVMEQMAKSFSDASDMEVICLRPLAVVLPETIAEYIQFVDSPQRNWLFYYIWAADLARAFEAAVNLQGLRYGVFFISADDSSHPLATTDWYQQIIGPVPEIKNPRWYQNNPRASIFSSHAAKEILGWQPSTDFQQLRQEYAVEKDLA; from the coding sequence ATGAAGAAAGTGGTGGTTACAGGCGGCTCGGGCCGTGTGGGCTCGTACGTCGTACAGCAATTGATGCAGACCATGGATGTGGTCGTGGCGGATCTGAAACCCAGCCAGCATCAGGTTTCCTTTATTCAAACGGATGTGATGGATCTGGGGGCCGTGCGTGCGGCCACCAAAGATGCCGATGCCGTAATTCACCTGGCGGCGATTGATTTCGACTGGAAGGCCGCCGAGGAGCAGTACATCAACGTCAATGTGCGCGGCACCTGGCATGTACTGCAAGCCTGTCGTGAAAATGGCGTCAAGAAAGTGGTGCTGTGCTCCAGCATTTCAGCCTGCGGTCTGTCGGAGATGCGCGCCGATTGGAAACCCCAGTATCTGCCTGTGGACGAGGCCCATGAAAACAAGCCTTATCAGGCCTACAGCGTCAGCAAGATTGTCATGGAGCAGATGGCAAAAAGCTTTAGCGATGCCAGCGATATGGAAGTGATCTGCCTGCGTCCGCTGGCCGTGGTGCTTCCCGAAACCATTGCCGAGTACATCCAGTTTGTCGATAGCCCGCAGCGTAACTGGCTGTTCTATTACATCTGGGCTGCGGATCTGGCGCGTGCCTTTGAGGCCGCCGTGAATCTGCAAGGTCTGCGCTACGGCGTGTTCTTCATCAGTGCAGACGATAGCTCCCACCCTCTGGCAACCACAGACTGGTATCAGCAGATTATTGGCCCTGTGCCTGAAATCAAGAACCCGCGCTGGTATCAGAACAATCCCCGTGCCTCCATTTTCAGCAGCCATGCAGCCAAGGAAATTCTGGGCTGGCAGCCAAGCACGGACTTTCAGCAACTGCGCCAGGAATACGCAGTGGAAAAAGACCTGGCGTGA
- a CDS encoding NAD-dependent dehydratase, whose translation MKRPGTHDEYIEYGDLSMMGIKTGTLDWTGDNPFIYLKTDPEQDWSSLSLYFRIASSAYGSGQAILVLDKPYEDGQDSDARLLITDNKPLAEYLVQDFVRHFGLFRKAVALDKLQVLDDGVFQTVNRFPELVSESVTSASAGLTVELQWHHMTQPAICVDLPQSQTQTQKHEMMCVFHPAQQARVLINGTALPGNTIERDFNGSRAQSASLANSETWVRVA comes from the coding sequence GTGAAACGCCCAGGTACCCATGACGAATACATTGAATACGGAGACTTGAGCATGATGGGAATTAAAACCGGCACCTTGGATTGGACAGGCGACAACCCTTTTATTTACTTGAAGACTGACCCGGAGCAGGATTGGTCCTCCTTGTCCCTGTACTTTCGCATTGCCAGCTCGGCGTATGGCAGCGGTCAGGCCATCCTGGTTCTGGACAAGCCCTACGAGGACGGGCAGGACAGTGATGCGCGTTTGCTGATCACGGACAACAAGCCCTTGGCCGAGTATCTGGTGCAGGATTTCGTGCGCCACTTCGGTCTGTTTCGCAAGGCGGTGGCGCTGGATAAGTTGCAGGTCTTGGATGACGGTGTTTTCCAGACCGTAAACCGTTTCCCTGAACTGGTCAGCGAGTCTGTTACCTCCGCCAGTGCAGGTCTGACGGTGGAACTGCAATGGCATCACATGACGCAGCCAGCGATTTGTGTGGACCTGCCACAAAGCCAGACCCAAACCCAGAAACACGAAATGATGTGTGTGTTCCACCCGGCGCAGCAAGCCAGGGTGCTGATCAATGGCACGGCCTTGCCGGGCAACACCATAGAGCGGGACTTTAACGGCTCGCGTGCGCAGTCCGCCAGCCTGGCGAACAGCGAAACCTGGGTGCGCGTGGCGTAA